The following nucleotide sequence is from Halapricum desulfuricans.
ACCACGAGCACGAACTTCGCCGAGGCGCGGCGCTCGCGTCGCTCGATCCGGTCGGCGAACTCGTGGATCGGGTCCTTGACCGTGAGCAAGACGGTGACTGCGCCGCCGACGACGACCGCGAGCGTGGCCGCCTGCTGGGAGTGCATCGTCATCGCGCCGAGCAACACAGTCAACAGCGCGGCCGCGACCGTCGTGAGGCCGATGTCCCGTTCGTAGACGACCCGGGCGACGTACGCGACCGTCAGCGGGACCGCGAACACGGCGAGTGCGGCCGGGAACGCCTCGGGAAAGAAGCCCCAGACGAGTGCGCCGTACAGCGCAAAGAGCGGGAAGGTCCGACTGCCGGCGATCGCACCCGCGGACTCGCTCTGCTCGCGCTCGATCCCGATGAGCGCCCCGAGCCCGAACGCGACCAGCAGGTGGAGGACGACTTCCGCCAGCGGGTCCGCGACCGGATCGACCATCGTCTAGACGTTTCGGCCCGGGTGTTGTCAAACGACCGGCCGTCGGCGACGTCTCGTGTGCGAGTGAAAAATCAGTCGCCGCGCACGTCCCCGGCGACGTTTTCGAGCAGTCGGTGTTTCGCGGGCGAATAAGCGATCACGCGCACGTCTGCCAGCGTGTCGGGCTCGTAGGCTGCGATCGCTTCGCACACCAGCCGCGCCCCGTCCTCGAACTCGAAGGCGGCTGCTCCCGTTCCGAGGATCGGCACGACCAGCGACTCACAGCCGAGTTCGTCGGCCGTTTCGAGGCTGTGTCTGGTCGCGTCGCGGATGCTCTGTTCGGTCGCGCGGCCGTCGCCGTAGTGTGGCATCGCGGCCGCGTGGATGACGTACTCGGCGTCGAGTTCGTAGGCGTCGGTGACGGCTACCTCGCCGAGGTCGATCGGTCCCTTCGAGGTCGCTTCCTCGTTGATCGGGCCGTTCGCGCCGCGCCGGAGCGCGCCGGCGACGCCGCTGCCCATCTGCAGGCTCGTCCCGGCGGCGTTGACCAGCGCGTCCGCGCTCTGTTCGGCGATGTCTCCCTGAACGGTGGCGAACTCCATACCTGGGGATAGAAACGCCCGCCAGTAAAATCCCACCTCGTTTCCCGGAGACCGCTACTCGACGGCGTCCATCGCCGCTTCGAGCGTGAACGCACCCTCATAGAGCGCGCTGCCGACGACGACCGCGGCCGCGCCCGCCTCCTGCAGCGCTTGCACGTCCTCGATCGTCGCGACGCCGCCGCTGGCGATCACCGGGATGTCGACGGCCTCGACGACGCGACGGACCGGCTCCGTCCGGACGCCCTCGAGCTGTCCCTCGACATCGACGTCGGTAAAGAGGATCCCGCCGGCCCCCAGATTCTCGTATCGTTCGGCGGCTTCGGCCGGGTCCAGGCCGGTCCCCTCGGTCCAGCCCGAGACAACGACCTCGCCGTCTTTCGCGTCCAGACTGACGAGCACGCTTCCGGGGTGTTCGTCGCTGATCGCGGCGACGATCTCGGGATTTTCGACGGCGGCCGTCCCGAGGATCACCCGGTCGACGCCCGCATCGAGAAGTCCGACCGCGTCCTCGACCGTCCGGATCCCGCCGCCGAGCTGGACCTCGACGTCGACGGCCTCGAGGACCGCCTCGATCGCGTCGGCGTTCTCGCGCTCGCCCTCGAACGCGCCGTCGAGATCGACGAGATGGAGCGTCCGCGCGCCCGCCTCGACCCACCGCCGGGCGGCCTCGACCGGGTCGCCGTAGGTCTTTCCGGTCCCCCGTTCCCCGCCGACCAGCTGGACGACCTGTCCGTCCTGCATGTCAACCGCAGGAACGACCTCGAACTGTTCGAACATGTCCCTCCCTGGGAGTAGCCGGGGCAAAACGAATTCGGTTCCGTCTGTCAGTGTCGACTCGGACTGTCGGCCTGCCGTCATGCAAGTTCTGTCGTCGTGTCGGATTCGCCGCTGCGTCAGGTTCTCCGCTGGAAATATCGCGCGGCGACCAGGGGAGCGACGAGCAGCGTCACGGGCACGAGCACCCAGATCCGGCCGGCCAGCACGTCGTAGTCGGCCAGCAGGACGGCCCAGGATTTGCCCGCGACGTAGTGGCCAAAGCCGAACTCGAACGCGAGCGTCAGGACCGTCCAGAGGCCACCGATCGAGAGGAGCGTCCGTCGGTCGGCCTCGCGCGCGAAGCGGCGGACGTACAGCGCCGCGACCGTCGCGACTGCGGCGGCGAGCACGAGCGTGCTGAGAACGTGCGCCACACCGTCGCCAAACGCCGGGGCCAGCAGCGCCTCGCGGAGAATCCCATTGACGACCGCGAGTGCGGCCAGCCCGACCCAGACGGCCAGCGTCGGTCCGAGGAGCTGGCGCCACGAGGAGGTGACCTGCGTGCCGGCGGACGTTGTCGTCGTTTCCATGCGAGAGAGACGCGCCCGGCCGAGATGAAGACGTATTGATCTGTGTCAACAGGTGCCTCGAGTCGGAGCGAGGCGGGATCTGAGATCGGCGGGAACCACCGTGTCTCTTCGGACTCCGACGGTGGCAGGTGATCAGTATTATACTGCCGGCTGTAAGTTCGTAAAGATATTCGCCACCCCGGGGTGGCGAATTCCTTCAGTTTGTTACAGCCGGCAGTATTAGTTCCCGGGGCCGCTAGAGGGAGTATGTCAGACGCGACCCTGATCTACGACGACGCGTGCGGGTTCTGCACGTGGGCAGCGGAGTTCGTCGCCGAGCGGTCGGACGTCGAACTGGTCGGGTTCTCCGAACTCGACGAGCAGACTCGTCAGCGCCTGCCGGCCGACTACGAGGACTGCGCTCACCTGATCATCGACGGCGCCGTCTACTCCTGTGGCGCGGCGATGGAACGGGCGTTCGTCCAGACTGATCTCGGCGACGACCTCGCCCCGGTCGTACGCTTTCTCGACCAGTTCGACGATTACACTCGGGTTCGCGAGCGCCTCTACCGGGAAGTCGCCGACCGCCGAGACGCGCTGGGATCGATCGTCTCGCGCGAGCCGCCGGCACGCCGGCAGGACAGCCGAGAGTAGCGCGGGCCTAGTTCTCGGCGACGGCCGCGTACCCCTCGACGTCCAGCGAGCCGCCGATCGTGCGGTTCGGGTAGGGGATGTTGATGTCCTCCTCGTCGAAGCGCTCCTTGACGGCCTGGACGTACTCGCCTTTCGTCTTGACGAAGTCACCGCGGCCCGGGTCGGCGATCCAGACGCGGGACTTGAGCCCGACCGAGGAGTCGCCCAGTTCCGTCAGCCGGACCGACGGCGCGGGATCGTCGAGGATCTCGTCGTGCTTTTCGGCTTCCTCGATAATGATCTCGGTCGCTTTGTCGATGTCGTCGTCGTAGCCGATGCCGAACAGGAACTGCATTCGGAGTTCGTCCTTCGCGACGGGATTCTTGATGACCCCGCTGGTCAGGTTCGAGTTCGGTACCGTCAACAGTTCGTTGTCGAAGGTCCGCACGCGGGTCACTCGCAGGCTGATGTCTTCGACGAC
It contains:
- a CDS encoding macro domain-containing protein, which produces MEFATVQGDIAEQSADALVNAAGTSLQMGSGVAGALRRGANGPINEEATSKGPIDLGEVAVTDAYELDAEYVIHAAAMPHYGDGRATEQSIRDATRHSLETADELGCESLVVPILGTGAAAFEFEDGARLVCEAIAAYEPDTLADVRVIAYSPAKHRLLENVAGDVRGD
- the hisA gene encoding 1-(5-phosphoribosyl)-5-[(5-phosphoribosylamino)methylideneamino]imidazole-4-carboxamide isomerase, giving the protein MFEQFEVVPAVDMQDGQVVQLVGGERGTGKTYGDPVEAARRWVEAGARTLHLVDLDGAFEGERENADAIEAVLEAVDVEVQLGGGIRTVEDAVGLLDAGVDRVILGTAAVENPEIVAAISDEHPGSVLVSLDAKDGEVVVSGWTEGTGLDPAEAAERYENLGAGGILFTDVDVEGQLEGVRTEPVRRVVEAVDIPVIASGGVATIEDVQALQEAGAAAVVVGSALYEGAFTLEAAMDAVE
- a CDS encoding DCC1-like thiol-disulfide oxidoreductase family protein, with the translated sequence MSDATLIYDDACGFCTWAAEFVAERSDVELVGFSELDEQTRQRLPADYEDCAHLIIDGAVYSCGAAMERAFVQTDLGDDLAPVVRFLDQFDDYTRVRERLYREVADRRDALGSIVSREPPARRQDSRE
- a CDS encoding mechanosensitive ion channel family protein, whose translation is MIPLQVVSDVLIDAGLEASLANPLGSLLTFVLVFAVLYWGGKAVVLPMVSRVLRKRGLDEHARTPIRKMVAILVLFAAIAVAFGMAGYGNFLTSLATIAAAATLAIGFAMQDVIANFVAGVFIYTDKPFRIGDWIEWDGNAGVVEDISLRVTRVRTFDNELLTVPNSNLTSGVIKNPVAKDELRMQFLFGIGYDDDIDKATEIIIEEAEKHDEILDDPAPSVRLTELGDSSVGLKSRVWIADPGRGDFVKTKGEYVQAVKERFDEEDINIPYPNRTIGGSLDVEGYAAVAEN